In Nicotiana tabacum cultivar K326 chromosome 2, ASM71507v2, whole genome shotgun sequence, the following proteins share a genomic window:
- the LOC107789021 gene encoding uncharacterized protein LOC107789021, translated as MFTKFLPLVSVLLVGAFVGARKLSNENVSLVAANVTTSDYQGGIDDNGIGGFAADNGTAGGTGLGIGGSISGGAGAGIGGRLGIGVGPIGAGVEGGVGVGVGAGIRAGVGAGGMGGGGGSGGGLSGGVGTGLGGSTGGGFGGGWP; from the exons ATGTTCACTAAATTTCTACCACTTGTATCTGTCCTCTTAGTAGGAGCTTTTGTTGGTGCCAGGAAATTGTCAAACGAAAATGTTTCTCTTGTTGCGGCAAATGTGACCACGTCTGATTACCAAGGCGGGATAGATGACAATGGTATTGGTGGATTTGCTGCAGATAATGGTACTGCAG GTGGCACTGGGCTTGGTATAGGAGGATCCATTAGTGGGGGAGCTGGAGCTGGAATAGGAGGGAGGTTGGGTATTGGGGTGGGGCCCATTGGTGCAGGAGTTGAAGGTGGTGTTGGGGTTGGGGTTGGTGCTGGTATTAGAGCAGGTGTTGGTGCTGGCGGCATGGGTGGGGGCGGTGGCAGTGGCGGCGGCCTTAGTGGAGGAGTAGGCACCGGGCTTGGTGGATCAACTGGTGGAGGATTTGGCGGTGGATGGCCATGA
- the LOC142166958 gene encoding uncharacterized protein LOC142166958: MNTVSPNLLSYIVYTSNAHLVWEDLREQIDKVNRMRIFQLHREIETILQGTDSVSMYFTRLKELWAEYDAMVPSPNLKDYVDHIQQQRLLQFLSGLNDTYSQARRQILMKLVESTLNQAYAMIVEDETHKATNTGLNPVVDGNDITALWSAKAHQQKPKRNYNIQCEISNLKAIARKITIR, from the coding sequence ATGAACACAGTGTCTCCAAACCTTCTCAGTTACATTGTTTATACTTCAAATGCACATCTGGTTTGGGAGGACCTTAGGGAACAGATTGACAAGGTAAATAGAATGAGGATTTTTCAGTTGCATAGGGAAATAGAAACAATTTTACAAGGAACAGATTCTGTGTCAATGTATTTCACAAGATTGAAGGAGCTTTGGGCAGAATATGATGCAATGGTACCTTCTCCAAATTTGAAGGATTATGTGGATCACATTCAGCAACAAAGACTACTTCAATTTCTGAGTGGATTAAATGATACATATTCGCAGGCAAGGAGGCAAATCCTAATGAAGTTAGTAGAATCCACACTCAATCAAGCTTATGCTATGATAGTTGAAGATGAGACTCACAAGGCAACTAACACAGGATTGAATCCAGTTGTTGATGGAAATGACATTACTGCCTTATGGAGTGCAAAAGCACATCAACAGAAGCCTAAAAGGAATTACAACATTCAGTGTGAAATTTCAAACTTAAAGGCCATAGCAAGGAAAATTACTATCAGATAG